One segment of Marinobacter sediminum DNA contains the following:
- a CDS encoding polysaccharide biosynthesis protein, whose protein sequence is MINGILGLSRPTKRAISVAVDFVLLSVAIWAAFALRFESFAWLPNDRQLLVSSATVLITIGAFVKLGLYRAVIRYLSEHAFLAIIIGVAFSSVALIVFGFLFQALVPRSVPVIYGAFAFLLVAGTRFSVRNVVRSPGEKTKNSVLIVGAGPKGMQLASALAQGVEYRPVGFVSLVSSNHRSLIGNLPVFSIEHIEKAVRELEASRVLLALEDGVPVNRKHLMQSLERLSVPVQTVPSMSELVAGQARINDIRDLEIEDLLGRDPVRPDAAIVSESLFGKSVMVTGAGGSIGSELCRQILRHKPERLVLFEQSEFSLYSIERELQTINQVECLGVTLYAILGSVTHRRRSEAAMKAFSIQTVYHAAAYKHVPLVEHNIIEGVQNNIFGTWHAAESAIAAGVERFVLISTDKAVRPTNVMGASKRMAELVLQGLAQRQSGTIFSMVRFGNVLGSSGSVVPLFRDQIRDGGPVTVTHPDIIRYFMTIPEASQLVLQAGSMGQGGEVFVLDMGEPVKIADLARKMIHLMGLMEKAVDRPDGDIEIVFSGLRPGEKLFEELLIGDDPQGTAHPRIMMAREIFMPWDDMQQTLKRLMTASQDFDCHEVVEILKKAPTGFAPNGGVEDLVWMNGNRERMSQARDEDKVRRLPLV, encoded by the coding sequence ATGATCAATGGAATACTCGGCTTGTCCCGACCCACGAAGCGGGCTATCTCAGTTGCCGTTGATTTCGTTTTGTTATCCGTTGCAATCTGGGCCGCGTTCGCCCTTAGGTTTGAGAGTTTTGCCTGGCTACCAAACGACAGACAGCTACTTGTCTCTTCAGCCACTGTCCTCATAACCATCGGGGCTTTCGTAAAGTTAGGACTTTATCGGGCAGTCATACGGTATTTGAGTGAGCATGCATTTCTGGCGATCATTATCGGCGTGGCCTTTTCCAGTGTGGCCCTGATTGTATTCGGGTTTTTGTTTCAGGCACTTGTTCCTCGTTCAGTGCCAGTGATTTATGGGGCATTTGCTTTTCTTTTAGTGGCCGGCACGCGGTTTTCAGTCCGCAATGTTGTTCGGAGTCCCGGGGAAAAAACAAAAAACAGTGTGTTGATTGTTGGCGCTGGGCCCAAAGGCATGCAGCTGGCGTCTGCGTTAGCCCAGGGGGTCGAGTACCGGCCAGTTGGATTTGTTTCTCTCGTGAGCAGCAATCATCGTTCACTGATTGGTAATCTGCCCGTTTTTTCAATTGAGCATATCGAGAAGGCGGTCAGGGAGCTTGAAGCCTCCCGGGTGCTGCTCGCACTTGAAGATGGGGTACCTGTTAACCGCAAACATTTGATGCAATCCCTTGAAAGGCTCTCGGTGCCGGTCCAAACGGTGCCCTCAATGTCGGAATTGGTAGCAGGTCAGGCTCGAATAAACGACATCCGTGATCTTGAGATTGAAGACCTGCTTGGCCGAGACCCTGTTCGACCAGACGCGGCGATAGTGTCGGAAAGTCTTTTTGGCAAGTCGGTGATGGTTACAGGAGCGGGGGGATCGATCGGTTCCGAGCTTTGCCGTCAGATTTTGCGGCATAAGCCTGAAAGGCTGGTACTGTTTGAACAATCAGAGTTTTCTCTCTATTCGATAGAGCGTGAACTTCAAACTATCAATCAGGTTGAGTGCCTTGGGGTTACGCTGTATGCAATTTTGGGCAGTGTCACCCATCGGCGGCGGAGCGAGGCGGCAATGAAGGCTTTCAGTATTCAGACCGTTTATCATGCTGCTGCCTATAAGCATGTCCCTCTAGTTGAGCACAACATTATTGAAGGTGTTCAGAACAATATATTCGGGACCTGGCATGCGGCAGAATCAGCAATTGCGGCGGGCGTCGAACGATTTGTGCTGATTTCCACGGATAAGGCGGTCCGCCCCACGAACGTGATGGGAGCTAGTAAGCGCATGGCCGAGTTAGTGCTGCAAGGCCTGGCTCAGCGGCAATCTGGTACTATTTTCTCGATGGTGCGTTTTGGTAATGTGCTTGGGTCATCTGGTTCTGTCGTGCCATTGTTCAGGGATCAGATTCGTGATGGGGGTCCGGTAACTGTGACCCATCCGGATATTATCCGCTATTTTATGACTATTCCTGAGGCTAGCCAGCTCGTTCTGCAGGCCGGCAGTATGGGGCAGGGTGGTGAGGTGTTTGTGCTGGACATGGGAGAACCGGTTAAAATAGCAGACTTGGCCCGCAAGATGATTCACCTGATGGGGCTGATGGAAAAAGCGGTAGATCGCCCCGATGGTGATATTGAGATTGTGTTTTCGGGGCTTCGGCCGGGTGAGAAGCTTTTTGAGGAGCTGTTGATTGGTGATGATCCTCAAGGAACTGCCCACCCGCGGATCATGATGGCCCGAGAGATTTTTATGCCTTGGGATGATATGCAGCAAACCCTAAAAAGGCTTATGACCGCCAGCCAAGATTTCGACTGCCATGAGGTGGTGGAAATTCTGAAAAAAGCACCAACCGGATTTGCGCCCAATGGCGGTGTTGAGGATCTTGTTTGGATGAATGGCAACAGGGAGCGAATGAGTCAGGCAAGAGATGAGGATAAAGTCCGACGATTACCGTTGGTCTAG
- a CDS encoding sugar transferase, translating into MFRVIDILFSAVGLTLGFPLLMVIFVVGLFDTGSPLFRQERVGRHKKPFTLVKFRTMTKETASVASHLANASSITRFGHFLRRTKLDELPQLWNVLKGDMSLVGPRPCLFSQVELVREREARGVLNCRPGITGLAQINDIDMSTPELLAETDQRMLCSLGIRDYFSYIIQTVSGKGAGDRVRQ; encoded by the coding sequence GTGTTTAGAGTTATAGATATTTTGTTTTCTGCAGTGGGCCTTACTTTGGGTTTTCCGCTACTAATGGTCATTTTCGTTGTTGGCTTGTTTGATACGGGCTCGCCCTTATTCAGGCAGGAGCGAGTGGGGCGCCACAAGAAACCATTCACTCTTGTTAAATTTCGAACCATGACAAAAGAGACTGCGTCGGTTGCGAGCCACCTTGCGAATGCCTCATCCATTACTCGTTTCGGGCACTTTCTCAGACGGACAAAACTGGATGAGTTGCCCCAGTTATGGAACGTCTTGAAAGGAGATATGAGTCTGGTAGGGCCTCGGCCTTGTCTATTTAGCCAAGTGGAGCTGGTACGGGAACGTGAAGCCCGGGGGGTACTTAACTGTAGACCTGGTATTACTGGATTGGCTCAGATAAATGATATTGACATGTCGACGCCGGAATTATTAGCCGAAACTGACCAGAGGATGCTCTGTTCACTTGGTATCAGGGACTATTTTTCTTACATCATCCAGACTGTTTCAGGTAAAGGCGCGGGGGACCGTGTGCGGCAGTGA
- a CDS encoding UDP-glucose 4-epimerase family protein, producing the protein MSDSAKVLVTGATGFVGRAVLRALLNHHEPSSGVVAAVRRENLSADELPCRYKGGLELTSEDGWPEALVGVDVVIHCAARVHVMAETAVDPLTEFRRVNVEGTIRLAKLARASGVRRFVYLSSVKVHGESTTHRSPFRDSEGLAPQDPYAVSKAEAEQELFTYCREQGMELVIVRPPLVYGPGVKGNFLSLMKLASSPLPLPFGAVANRRSMIYVDNLAHFLACCAKSPLASGQSFLVSDCEDISLAELLLRLRRSLGKRPLLLPVPVALFRFAGCLTGKQAVVERLVGSLQVDCDTAANVLGWEPPYSVEQSLEATVDDFLAR; encoded by the coding sequence GTGAGTGACAGCGCTAAAGTTTTGGTGACTGGCGCGACCGGGTTTGTTGGCCGGGCGGTTCTGAGAGCGCTGCTGAATCATCATGAACCTAGTTCCGGTGTGGTTGCTGCGGTCCGCAGAGAGAATCTGTCTGCAGATGAATTGCCCTGTCGCTATAAGGGAGGTCTTGAGCTTACTTCTGAGGATGGTTGGCCTGAAGCGCTTGTTGGCGTTGATGTGGTGATACACTGTGCTGCACGGGTGCATGTGATGGCGGAGACGGCAGTTGATCCGCTTACGGAATTCCGCCGCGTGAACGTGGAAGGTACGATTCGGCTCGCAAAATTGGCGCGGGCATCGGGCGTCAGGCGATTTGTATACCTGAGCAGTGTTAAGGTGCATGGAGAAAGCACAACTCACCGCAGTCCGTTTCGCGACTCGGAAGGGTTGGCGCCGCAAGATCCGTACGCGGTTTCCAAGGCGGAGGCGGAACAAGAATTGTTTACCTATTGCCGGGAGCAGGGTATGGAACTTGTGATCGTTCGTCCTCCTCTGGTCTATGGTCCGGGAGTTAAGGGCAACTTCCTGAGTTTAATGAAACTGGCTAGTTCTCCTCTTCCGCTTCCGTTTGGGGCAGTAGCAAACCGTAGAAGCATGATTTATGTTGATAATCTGGCTCATTTCCTCGCGTGTTGCGCTAAATCGCCTTTGGCGTCCGGGCAATCCTTTCTCGTTAGTGATTGTGAGGATATTTCCTTGGCCGAGTTACTGTTGCGACTGCGACGTTCATTAGGAAAGCGGCCACTATTGTTGCCAGTGCCAGTGGCTCTATTTCGTTTTGCTGGCTGCCTGACCGGCAAGCAGGCAGTGGTGGAGCGTTTGGTCGGTTCTTTACAAGTGGATTGCGATACGGCAGCTAATGTCCTTGGTTGGGAGCCTCCTTATTCTGTCGAGCAGTCGCTGGAAGCAACTGTTGATGATTTTCTTGCACGTTGA
- a CDS encoding glycosyltransferase family 2 protein — protein sequence MSIVTVCFNSVSTIEDTLDSVQSQSHGDIEHIIVDGGSSDGTLDVLESRRPSLGALISEPDEGLYDAMNKGIRIATGDIIGILNSDDFFESDDVVATVVDVFRESSECDLVFGDVVFVEAEDLSKVIRYYGARHFRPWKLRFGWMPPHPATFVRRRSYDLVGAYRVDMQISADFEMFVRWLMKSRLGWKHLDKVLVRMRSGGVSTSGVRSSITLNQEIVRACRENGIYTNLFMVLSKIPFKLFELLRRPG from the coding sequence GTGTCTATCGTTACAGTCTGTTTTAACAGCGTATCAACTATTGAGGATACGCTTGATTCTGTTCAATCTCAGTCTCACGGTGATATTGAACACATAATCGTTGATGGTGGTTCGTCTGATGGCACTCTGGATGTGCTCGAGAGCAGGCGACCTAGTTTGGGTGCGCTGATATCTGAGCCTGACGAAGGCCTCTACGATGCGATGAACAAAGGGATCCGAATTGCGACTGGGGATATTATTGGCATACTGAACTCCGACGATTTTTTTGAATCTGATGATGTAGTCGCGACCGTTGTAGACGTCTTCAGGGAATCGTCAGAGTGCGACTTGGTATTTGGTGATGTTGTTTTTGTTGAAGCAGAAGATTTATCAAAGGTTATACGCTATTACGGAGCGCGACATTTCAGGCCGTGGAAGCTGCGCTTCGGTTGGATGCCTCCACATCCTGCGACCTTTGTTCGGCGCCGGAGTTATGATTTAGTGGGGGCATATCGAGTGGATATGCAAATTTCGGCCGACTTTGAGATGTTTGTTCGATGGCTAATGAAATCGCGGCTTGGCTGGAAGCACCTGGATAAGGTGCTGGTTCGGATGCGTTCGGGAGGTGTCAGCACCTCAGGTGTCCGCAGCAGCATCACATTGAATCAGGAAATTGTGCGCGCCTGCAGGGAAAATGGCATATACACGAATCTGTTCATGGTGCTGAGCAAAATTCCTTTCAAGTTGTTTGAGCTTTTAAGGCGGCCAGGGTGA
- a CDS encoding glycosyltransferase: MRVNYFAFSFVRGGAAIAAEKFYYLGARNFDVRSFSVESSQSDLHRKATSPFEYRYHFFLRLLEHAFLFFLRKDVDVKHSLNLFSCRLVQRALQSCSGSEEIVHIHWINNDTLSIWDLAKVPPYSIITLHDEWLIAGAEHYQNPFEPPGALDGYSSGGATLCRLVNKYCWLLKYKLLSRRKDLVITAPSSWLCKRAAQSPTLADNDIVLLPNPIDTEVFSPLPAEEKKHLRNKLGIGLEDFVLVFGGVSLENNRLKGGVELEKALVALSERLPKDALDRITLLVFGGSETSNVHLAGLRTIHFGRVSSPDGMRGVYGVGDFTVVPSLVEAFGQVAAESLSCGVPVVCFDTSGLRDIVNHEVSGFVAEFVSVNSLADQLERAYRLSEADRSQMGRSGRSRIESGFSFEKVEATYLDLLERVHSRKHERLQTNK; this comes from the coding sequence GTGCGCGTAAATTATTTTGCATTTTCGTTTGTAAGGGGGGGCGCTGCCATTGCAGCTGAGAAGTTTTATTATCTCGGCGCTAGAAACTTTGATGTCCGTTCCTTCTCCGTAGAAAGTTCTCAGAGTGATCTACACCGCAAGGCAACTTCGCCATTCGAATACCGTTATCATTTTTTTCTCAGATTGTTAGAACATGCCTTTCTTTTTTTCCTGAGAAAAGATGTTGATGTTAAGCATTCGTTAAATTTGTTTTCCTGTCGGCTGGTTCAGAGAGCACTTCAGTCATGTTCCGGATCTGAGGAAATTGTTCATATCCACTGGATTAACAATGACACGCTTTCGATATGGGATCTTGCCAAGGTGCCACCTTACTCAATCATTACCCTTCATGATGAGTGGCTGATTGCCGGGGCTGAACATTACCAGAATCCTTTTGAGCCTCCGGGTGCACTTGATGGTTACTCTTCCGGAGGAGCAACGCTCTGCAGGTTGGTTAATAAATATTGCTGGTTACTAAAATATAAGCTGCTCTCTAGGCGCAAAGATTTGGTGATAACAGCGCCGTCGAGCTGGCTTTGCAAAAGAGCAGCACAGAGTCCGACGTTAGCGGATAACGACATCGTCTTGTTGCCTAACCCAATTGATACTGAGGTTTTCTCCCCTCTTCCGGCCGAAGAAAAAAAACATCTTCGTAATAAGCTTGGCATAGGACTGGAAGACTTTGTCCTGGTTTTTGGCGGCGTATCTTTGGAAAATAACAGACTCAAAGGAGGTGTTGAGCTTGAAAAAGCGCTTGTTGCCCTTTCTGAAAGGCTGCCAAAAGACGCGCTGGATCGCATCACGTTATTGGTATTTGGAGGCTCCGAGACGTCGAACGTGCATTTGGCCGGTCTCCGTACGATTCATTTTGGACGGGTGTCTTCGCCTGATGGGATGCGAGGGGTTTACGGAGTTGGGGACTTTACTGTTGTTCCCTCGCTTGTGGAAGCCTTTGGCCAGGTCGCAGCGGAGAGTTTGAGTTGTGGTGTTCCGGTTGTCTGTTTCGATACCTCCGGGCTCAGGGACATAGTGAATCATGAAGTATCGGGATTCGTCGCGGAGTTTGTGTCAGTCAATAGCTTGGCGGACCAACTCGAAAGGGCTTACCGCTTGAGCGAAGCAGATCGATCGCAAATGGGAAGGAGCGGTCGTTCCAGGATTGAGAGTGGCTTTTCTTTTGAGAAAGTTGAAGCGACTTATCTGGACCTGCTCGAGCGAGTACACTCCCGGAAGCATGAGAGGCTTCAGACTAATAAATGA
- a CDS encoding capsular biosynthesis protein encodes MKVLVLSNSAPNYHNFFNAISRRLIEKGVGVGYAVDCPVSLAENKVEELGVQYDVFSEFFAQHELDEEILSAYSHHNLNLALFSDFDRSEEYGIWGRRSDEFFDRLKSALLSFFSQLIDQHGYTAVLYENVSNAFAHFCWIVCQETNVDYVGLTGSRLPGRFCFTSNPFGEHVPIERTRQALEEQRLDVPEAVWGWCREYISNIETTSPDYMAFNNLDNIKIIDRYFRLSKLRKIFRAIRFIGGDHYHSFQRGNPLLYSAGMFLRSLKRRIRLPFVKKYYTAPGDGDFFLYPLHFHPESSTSILSSSYVNEYETIKNIAFNLPEGVRLYVKDHLSAWGYPRLNFYKKLVSLPNVKLLAPFEPTKQLIKQSKGVVTLTSTVGYEALLLKKPVLLFGEVFYQNHPLVTKVGRLPDLFQSLSMMMRQLEETDVDIENYNLQFVAAYYLNTWPGRLNLMLDHKDAEKLADELFPLLWERLLDEPNH; translated from the coding sequence ATGAAAGTTCTTGTTTTATCAAACAGTGCGCCAAACTATCATAACTTCTTTAATGCGATCAGTCGGCGTTTGATTGAAAAGGGCGTGGGAGTTGGTTATGCCGTAGACTGTCCTGTTTCTCTTGCTGAAAACAAAGTTGAAGAGCTGGGTGTGCAGTACGATGTTTTCTCAGAATTCTTTGCTCAGCATGAGCTAGATGAAGAGATACTGTCAGCCTATTCTCACCATAATCTGAACTTGGCCCTTTTTTCTGATTTCGATCGATCTGAAGAATATGGTATCTGGGGAAGGCGATCTGATGAATTCTTTGACCGCCTGAAGAGTGCTCTTCTATCTTTTTTCTCTCAGCTAATAGATCAGCATGGATATACTGCTGTTCTATATGAGAATGTGTCCAACGCGTTTGCTCATTTTTGCTGGATTGTATGCCAGGAAACGAATGTGGATTATGTTGGATTGACCGGCAGTCGTTTACCTGGCCGATTTTGTTTCACCTCGAATCCTTTTGGGGAGCATGTGCCTATTGAAAGAACGCGGCAGGCTTTGGAAGAGCAAAGATTGGATGTTCCTGAAGCAGTTTGGGGATGGTGCCGTGAATACATCAGTAATATTGAAACAACATCTCCAGATTATATGGCGTTTAATAATCTCGATAATATAAAAATTATCGACCGTTATTTTCGTTTGTCAAAACTCAGGAAGATATTCAGAGCCATCAGGTTTATTGGCGGTGATCACTATCATAGTTTTCAACGAGGGAATCCGTTGCTTTACTCTGCGGGTATGTTTCTTAGGAGCCTCAAGAGGCGGATCAGACTACCCTTCGTAAAGAAATACTACACTGCGCCTGGCGATGGGGATTTTTTTCTCTATCCGTTACACTTTCACCCTGAATCGTCGACGTCAATTCTTTCCTCTAGTTATGTAAACGAATATGAGACGATAAAAAATATTGCGTTTAACCTTCCCGAAGGGGTTAGGCTTTATGTGAAGGACCACCTCAGCGCTTGGGGTTACCCTCGACTTAACTTCTATAAGAAGCTGGTTTCGCTCCCTAATGTTAAGCTGCTGGCTCCTTTCGAGCCGACCAAGCAGTTGATAAAGCAATCGAAAGGCGTTGTGACACTGACCAGTACGGTCGGCTATGAGGCTTTGCTGTTGAAAAAACCGGTTTTGTTGTTTGGCGAGGTTTTCTATCAGAACCACCCCCTGGTCACTAAAGTTGGCCGCTTGCCGGACCTCTTTCAGAGCCTATCGATGATGATGAGGCAGTTGGAAGAAACTGATGTGGATATTGAAAATTACAACCTCCAATTTGTAGCAGCGTATTACCTGAATACGTGGCCAGGCCGCCTGAACCTTATGCTGGATCATAAGGATGCAGAGAAACTCGCCGATGAGCTGTTCCCGTTGCTTTGGGAAAGGCTGTTGGATGAACCGAATCATTGA
- the fcl gene encoding GDP-L-fucose synthase has protein sequence MMEMKHQRVFVAGHRGMVGSAIVRRLQALGYTNILTASRDELNLLDQAEVHAWFAEHKPEQVYIAAAKVGGIHANNTYPAEFIYENLLIEANLINAAHTADVQKLLFLGSSCIYPKFADQPMREDALLTGILEPTNEPYAIAKIAGIKLCESYNRQYGRDYRSVMPTNLYGPNDNFHPENSHVIPALLRRFHEAVKAADEEVVIWGSGKPMREFLHVDDMASASVYVMELDGETYAANTEPMLSHINVGTGVDCTIRELAETVAKVTGFEGQLVFDSSKPDGTPRKLMDVSRLKALGWEASVGLEEGLSQAYQWFLENSDAIRG, from the coding sequence ATGATGGAAATGAAACATCAGCGTGTATTTGTGGCAGGTCACCGGGGGATGGTTGGCTCCGCGATTGTTCGCAGGCTTCAGGCCCTCGGTTACACTAATATTCTCACGGCTAGCCGGGATGAATTAAATCTGCTTGACCAGGCGGAAGTCCACGCCTGGTTCGCCGAGCATAAACCGGAGCAAGTGTACATCGCGGCGGCCAAAGTAGGGGGTATTCATGCCAACAATACGTACCCCGCAGAGTTCATCTACGAAAACCTGTTGATTGAGGCGAATCTGATCAACGCGGCGCATACGGCGGATGTTCAGAAACTGCTGTTCCTGGGATCGTCTTGCATTTACCCCAAGTTTGCAGATCAACCCATGCGTGAGGACGCCCTCCTGACGGGTATTCTGGAGCCCACCAATGAGCCTTATGCCATCGCCAAGATCGCCGGGATAAAGCTTTGTGAAAGCTATAACCGGCAGTATGGTCGCGATTACCGCAGTGTGATGCCGACCAACCTGTATGGGCCCAATGACAACTTTCACCCTGAAAACAGTCACGTGATTCCGGCGCTGTTGCGACGCTTTCATGAGGCAGTGAAGGCTGCTGACGAAGAAGTGGTTATCTGGGGAAGCGGGAAGCCGATGCGGGAGTTCCTGCATGTGGACGACATGGCGTCGGCTAGCGTGTATGTAATGGAGCTGGACGGTGAGACATATGCAGCGAACACGGAGCCGATGCTGTCTCACATCAATGTGGGCACCGGTGTGGATTGCACAATTCGGGAGCTGGCCGAAACGGTCGCCAAGGTGACGGGCTTTGAGGGGCAGCTGGTGTTTGACAGCAGTAAGCCCGATGGTACACCGAGGAAGCTTATGGATGTTTCAAGGCTGAAGGCGTTAGGCTGGGAGGCTTCGGTTGGGTTGGAAGAAGGCTTGTCGCAGGCTTATCAGTGGTTTCTGGAAAACTCCGACGCGATTCGGGGTTGA
- the gmd gene encoding GDP-mannose 4,6-dehydratase, which produces MKKALITGVTGQDGSYLAEFLLEKGYEVHGIKRRASLFNTQRVDHIYQDPHTDNQRFVLHYGDLTDSSNLTRILQEVQPDEVYNLGAQSHVAVSFESPEYTADVDGMGALRLLEAIRLLGLEKKTRFYQASTSELYGLVQETPQKETTPFYPRSPYAVAKLYAYWMTVNYREAYGMYACNGVLFNHESPRRGETFVTRKITRGLANISQGLEACLYMGNLDALRDWGHAKDYVRMQWMMLQQDQPEDFVIATGVQYSVREFIRWSAAELGIALRFEGEGVEEIALVESVAGEHAPAVEPGTVIVRVDPRYFRPAEVETLLGDPTKAKEKLGWVPEITVQEMCSEMVQEDLKNAKRHALLKAHGHDVIVSVEN; this is translated from the coding sequence ATGAAAAAGGCATTGATCACTGGTGTGACTGGTCAGGACGGTTCTTACTTGGCGGAGTTTTTGCTCGAAAAAGGCTACGAAGTACACGGTATCAAGCGGCGAGCCTCGCTTTTTAATACGCAGAGAGTGGATCATATTTACCAAGATCCGCATACCGACAATCAGCGTTTCGTATTGCACTATGGAGACTTGACGGACTCATCCAACTTGACGCGGATCCTTCAAGAGGTTCAGCCCGATGAGGTGTATAATCTGGGCGCTCAGTCTCACGTTGCGGTGAGTTTTGAGTCGCCGGAATACACGGCCGACGTGGATGGCATGGGTGCGCTGCGTTTGCTAGAGGCTATTCGGTTGCTGGGGTTGGAGAAAAAAACCCGGTTTTACCAGGCGTCTACCTCCGAGCTGTATGGCTTAGTGCAGGAGACACCCCAGAAGGAAACCACGCCTTTCTATCCCCGCTCGCCCTATGCAGTGGCTAAATTGTATGCCTACTGGATGACAGTGAATTACCGTGAAGCCTACGGGATGTATGCCTGTAATGGGGTGCTGTTCAATCACGAATCCCCGCGCCGGGGAGAAACCTTTGTAACCCGCAAGATTACCCGGGGCCTGGCGAATATCTCCCAGGGACTGGAAGCCTGCCTGTACATGGGTAACCTGGATGCGCTGCGGGATTGGGGGCATGCCAAGGATTATGTGCGCATGCAGTGGATGATGCTACAGCAGGATCAGCCCGAGGATTTTGTCATCGCCACCGGGGTCCAGTACTCGGTGCGTGAGTTCATCCGATGGTCTGCAGCGGAGCTGGGCATTGCTCTGCGTTTTGAGGGTGAGGGCGTTGAAGAGATTGCCCTGGTGGAGTCGGTGGCCGGTGAGCATGCGCCCGCGGTAGAGCCGGGCACTGTGATTGTCCGTGTAGACCCGCGCTATTTTCGCCCGGCCGAAGTGGAGACGTTGCTGGGTGACCCGACCAAAGCCAAAGAAAAGCTCGGCTGGGTTCCGGAAATTACCGTTCAAGAGATGTGTTCAGAGATGGTTCAGGAAGACTTGAAGAACGCCAAGCGCCATGCGTTGCTAAAGGCCCACGGGCACGATGTTATCGTATCGGTGGAGAATTGA